The region ATGATTATGTAAAACTTATGACAACCAATGCCTGTCAGAACTGCGATTTATTCAGGATAGATTTAACTAATAAAGATTTAACCGCATCTATTCTTGATAACGCAAAATTATCAGATACTGATTTCACAAAAACAGAATTATATTTTGCAAGTTTAAAAAAAGTTTCTTTGGATATTGCAAATCTCTCAGGTGCAAATCTCACTGGAGCAAATTTAGCTGGTGCAAATCTCACTGGAGCAAATTTGTTTAATGCAAACTTATCTGAAACAGATCTTACCGGCGCAAACTTAACCGGCGCAAACTTAACCGGCGCAAAGCTTTTTAAGGCTAATCTTTCTCGTGCAAATCTCACTAATGCTAATCTTACACGTGCAATTTTATCGGATGCAAATGTGACACGCGCAATTGTTACAAATGCAAATCTCAACAAAGCGACTATGAGAAGTACAAACCTCGCAGGAACAAATTTAATCCGTTCAGATTTATCTGGGGCAGATTTAATTGATGCTAACATGTTCTGTACTGACTTACATTACGCAAATCTTACAGGTGTTCGTATGCATGGAGCTGATCTCACAAGTGCAGATTTGAGTCGCGCAAATTTAAAAAACTCTGATCTTACTGGTACCAATCTTAGCAGTACAGATCTTTATTTTGCTGATTTTTCCAGTGCCAATCTCACTAATGTAATTATGTTCAGATCCGCTGTATCTAAGGCAATTTTTTCAAATACAATTCTTACCGGTGCTACGTTAGCAAATGGTAAGGTGTTTATACCTGGAGTAAACGATAATCCGAATATAGAGTACCAACAGCAAAAACAATAAAAATCTTAATAAGCAAACTTTTAACTATAAATACAGGTATACTTATGCAAAATATTCATTTGCTTTAACTCTTTGCTTCTTTTAAAATAATATAATGAAATCACTTAATATAAAAATAAAAGGAATGTTCTTCTGAGGCGTCATGATTTATTTAGATAATGCAGCTACATCATTCCCAAAACCAATAGAATCTATTCAATATTTGAATAATTTTATTCAGGGCATTGGTGGAAATCCAGGAAGAAGCGGGCACAAGCTCTCTGTTGATGCAGCACGAATAATCTTTGATGCACGTGA is a window of Pseudomonadota bacterium DNA encoding:
- a CDS encoding pentapeptide repeat-containing protein produces the protein DYVKLMTTNACQNCDLFRIDLTNKDLTASILDNAKLSDTDFTKTELYFASLKKVSLDIANLSGANLTGANLAGANLTGANLFNANLSETDLTGANLTGANLTGAKLFKANLSRANLTNANLTRAILSDANVTRAIVTNANLNKATMRSTNLAGTNLIRSDLSGADLIDANMFCTDLHYANLTGVRMHGADLTSADLSRANLKNSDLTGTNLSSTDLYFADFSSANLTNVIMFRSAVSKAIFSNTILTGATLANGKVFIPGVNDNPNIEYQQQKQ